The following proteins are encoded in a genomic region of Deinococcus arcticus:
- a CDS encoding RluA family pseudouridine synthase has translation MPLNTGYAYRTQVHCPWPGVLAFLSHDYRHSTPATWAARLQQGELEVDGVRLTHDQPLRPGQTVTWHRPPWQEEAAPLHYATVHEDEALLAVHKPPGLPTLPGGGFLAHTLLTLVQRDYPGAHPLHRLGRGTSGLVLFARTGAAGSALARAWREHEVRKVYRALAQGEAAQDTSTITTPIGPVPHPRLGTVHAASPGGKAALSHAQVVRRGAAQTLFDVTIATGRPHQIRIHLASIGHPLVGDPLYGPGGTPHADLPGLPGDLGYWLHAWTLRFVHPLSGQLLTLEAPPPPELR, from the coding sequence ATGCCCCTCAACACCGGCTACGCCTACCGAACCCAGGTCCACTGCCCCTGGCCCGGCGTGCTGGCGTTCCTCAGCCACGACTACCGCCACTCCACCCCCGCCACCTGGGCCGCGCGCCTGCAACAGGGCGAGCTGGAGGTGGACGGCGTGCGACTGACCCACGACCAGCCCCTGCGCCCCGGCCAGACCGTCACCTGGCACCGCCCCCCCTGGCAGGAAGAGGCCGCGCCCCTGCACTACGCCACGGTGCACGAAGATGAAGCCCTGCTGGCGGTGCACAAACCCCCTGGTCTGCCCACCCTGCCCGGCGGCGGCTTTCTGGCCCACACCCTGCTGACGCTGGTGCAGCGGGACTATCCCGGCGCCCACCCCCTGCACCGCCTGGGGCGCGGCACCTCGGGGCTGGTGCTGTTTGCCCGCACGGGGGCGGCGGGCTCGGCGCTGGCGCGGGCGTGGCGCGAACACGAGGTGCGCAAGGTGTACCGCGCGCTGGCCCAGGGCGAGGCCGCGCAGGACACCTCCACCATCACGACGCCCATCGGCCCGGTGCCCCACCCCCGGCTGGGCACGGTGCACGCGGCCTCGCCGGGGGGCAAGGCGGCCCTCAGCCACGCGCAGGTGGTCCGGCGCGGCGCGGCGCAGACCCTGTTTGACGTGACCATTGCCACCGGGCGGCCCCACCAGATCCGCATTCACCTCGCCAGCATCGGGCACCCGCTGGTGGGCGATCCGCTGTATGGCCCCGGGGGCACGCCGCACGCAGACCTGCCGGGCCTGCCCGGCGACCTGGGGTACTGGCTCCACGCCTGGACCCTGCGCTTTGTTCACCCCCTCAGCGGCCAGCTCCTGACCTTAGAGGCGCCGCCGCCGCCGGAACTGCGCTGA
- a CDS encoding ComEC/Rec2 family competence protein — MLGVLVLLATVGLAACGWMRQQEGGGAAGGGGAPTTAPVGGEVVIRFLDVGQGDAILVQSPEGKTLLIDGGRSAERMREHLKALDVSRLDLMVATHADADHIAGLVPAAALKPRVFINNGLGGSTQTWERLVAALQEAGATFTKASNQTVNLGSVKLRVVAPPPGLGDDQNENSVGIALQFGEFRALMTGDSETPATEGWLAQERDDLQGPFQVYKSIHHGAANGDSAAWLANVRPENVVISVGTPNSYGHPTRKVLDLYRQAGARVYRTDRQGTVTFRGRADGTYSAETER, encoded by the coding sequence GTGCTGGGCGTGCTGGTGCTGCTGGCCACCGTGGGGCTGGCCGCCTGCGGCTGGATGCGCCAGCAGGAGGGGGGCGGCGCCGCCGGGGGCGGAGGGGCGCCCACCACGGCCCCGGTGGGCGGCGAGGTGGTCATCCGTTTTCTGGACGTGGGCCAGGGTGACGCCATTCTGGTGCAGAGCCCCGAAGGCAAGACCCTGCTGATTGACGGGGGCCGCAGCGCTGAGCGGATGCGCGAGCACCTCAAAGCCCTGGACGTGAGCCGGCTGGACCTGATGGTGGCCACCCACGCCGACGCCGACCACATCGCTGGCCTCGTGCCAGCGGCGGCCCTGAAGCCGCGTGTTTTCATCAACAACGGCCTGGGCGGCAGCACCCAGACCTGGGAGCGGCTGGTCGCGGCGCTGCAGGAGGCGGGCGCCACCTTTACCAAGGCCAGCAACCAGACGGTGAATCTGGGCAGCGTGAAGCTGCGCGTGGTGGCCCCGCCCCCCGGGCTGGGTGACGACCAGAACGAGAACAGCGTGGGCATTGCCCTGCAGTTCGGTGAGTTCCGCGCCCTGATGACCGGCGACAGCGAAACGCCCGCCACCGAGGGCTGGCTGGCCCAGGAACGCGACGACCTGCAGGGGCCATTTCAGGTGTACAAGAGCATTCACCACGGGGCGGCCAACGGTGACAGCGCCGCGTGGCTGGCGAACGTGCGCCCCGAAAACGTGGTGATCAGCGTGGGCACGCCCAATTCCTACGGGCATCCCACCAGGAAGGTCCTGGACCTGTACCGGCAGGCGGGCGCGCGGGTGTACCGCACCGACCGCCAGGGCACTGTGACCTTCCGGGGCCGCGCCGACGGCACCTATTCCGCAGAAACCGAACGGTAA
- a CDS encoding DUF3006 family protein — MTRRSDPAETEQPGERWIVDGLEATPRGPVARLERPDGQTVTLPLTGLPDGLQEGDVLALREGPDGARLVRLPAEIAARRAQAQARLDALNEAGRGALPLGDDGEMTL; from the coding sequence ATGACCCGCAGGAGTGATCCGGCAGAGACAGAACAGCCCGGCGAACGCTGGATCGTGGATGGCCTGGAAGCCACGCCGCGCGGCCCGGTGGCGCGGCTGGAGCGCCCGGACGGCCAGACGGTGACCCTGCCCCTGACCGGGTTGCCGGACGGACTGCAGGAAGGCGACGTGCTGGCCCTGCGCGAGGGCCCCGACGGCGCCCGCCTCGTGCGCCTGCCCGCCGAGATCGCCGCACGCCGCGCCCAGGCCCAGGCCCGGCTGGACGCCCTGAATGAAGCGGGGCGCGGGGCCCTGCCGCTGGGTGACGACGGGGAGATGACCCTGTGA
- a CDS encoding GGDEF domain-containing protein has product MITSTTDAQRQIARYRSLVQVTAALARHARTPDLLRTMHVEVQRLFAMPVTLLARRTPGGGWHCLTLESHNMAEQVLAPRRDGLLERVLGGTLRLENDLPAYLQREGLGVVRVHYRHDLPHTMSWMGVPLQVGHEDIGVLSVQSYDLHAFGPEDLEFLELLGIHLSVALENAALHEQIEREARTDPLTGLANRRHFTEQVEATLRRTARGEPCTLAVLDVQEFKAFNDTYGHLAGDQVLEGLAALLRNLGEGSSAFRLGGDEFAALLPVDRAGAEAQVDEFLACVAAAPWPVPAAPRVNVGLAPVWPGATLSDWLREADARMYRAKRRRTHRLDGAG; this is encoded by the coding sequence GTGATCACCTCCACCACCGACGCGCAGCGGCAGATCGCCCGGTACCGCTCCCTGGTGCAGGTCACGGCGGCCCTGGCCCGCCACGCGCGCACCCCGGACCTGCTGCGCACCATGCACGTGGAGGTGCAGCGGCTGTTTGCCATGCCCGTGACCCTGCTGGCCCGGCGCACGCCAGGCGGCGGCTGGCACTGCCTGACCCTGGAAAGTCACAACATGGCCGAACAGGTGCTGGCCCCCCGCCGCGACGGGCTGCTGGAGCGGGTGCTGGGCGGCACGCTGCGCCTGGAGAACGATCTGCCGGCCTACCTGCAGCGCGAGGGGCTGGGCGTGGTGCGCGTGCATTACCGCCACGATCTGCCGCACACCATGTCCTGGATGGGCGTGCCGCTGCAGGTGGGCCACGAGGACATTGGCGTGCTGTCGGTGCAGAGTTACGACCTGCACGCCTTTGGCCCCGAGGACCTGGAATTTCTGGAACTGCTGGGCATCCACCTGAGCGTGGCCCTGGAAAATGCTGCTCTGCACGAGCAGATTGAACGTGAAGCGCGCACCGATCCCCTGACCGGGCTGGCCAACCGCCGCCACTTTACCGAGCAGGTGGAGGCGACCCTGCGCCGCACCGCCCGCGGCGAGCCCTGCACGCTGGCGGTGCTGGATGTGCAGGAATTCAAGGCGTTCAACGACACCTATGGGCATCTGGCGGGCGATCAGGTGCTGGAGGGGCTGGCGGCGCTGCTGCGCAACCTGGGCGAGGGCAGCAGCGCCTTCCGGCTGGGTGGCGACGAGTTTGCCGCGCTGCTGCCTGTAGACCGCGCCGGCGCCGAAGCGCAGGTAGACGAGTTTCTGGCGTGCGTGGCGGCGGCGCCGTGGCCGGTGCCAGCAGCGCCGCGCGTGAATGTGGGGCTGGCCCCGGTTTGGCCCGGGGCCACCCTGAGTGACTGGCTGCGCGAGGCCGACGCCCGCATGTACCGCGCCAAGCGGCGGCGCACGCACCGGCTGGACGGGGCCGGCTGA
- the mqnE gene encoding aminofutalosine synthase MqnE translates to MKWLSDPALAPIAEKVEAGARLSFDEGMQLFRTRDLNTLMRLADWRKRALHGDRVYFVHSMRLEFTNICYVGCTFCAFAARKGEARAWDYSPEQVVAQVGQRYLPGITELHMSSGHHPNHPWAFYPQMVRGLREAYPELQVKAFTAAEIEHLSKVSKKPTLEVLRELQAAGLAAMPGGGAEIFADRVRKQVAKNKVKAEKWLQIHAEAHSLGMRTNATMLYGHIETLEERLDHMHRLRELQDDSLARHGGGFHAFIPLAFQPLGNTLAQNLGKTDFTTGLDDLRNLAVARIYLDNFPHIKGYWVMIGSELTQVSLDWGVSDIDGTIQEEHIAHAAGATSPMALSQAGMIRMIQHAGRVPVLRDAYYHELATFPRSAEAAD, encoded by the coding sequence ATGAAGTGGCTCTCTGATCCGGCGCTGGCCCCCATTGCCGAGAAGGTCGAGGCCGGGGCCCGACTGAGCTTTGACGAAGGCATGCAGCTGTTCAGAACGCGCGACCTGAACACCCTGATGCGCCTGGCCGACTGGCGCAAGCGGGCGCTGCACGGCGACAGGGTGTATTTCGTGCACTCCATGCGGCTGGAATTCACGAACATCTGCTACGTGGGCTGCACCTTCTGCGCCTTTGCCGCGCGCAAGGGCGAGGCGCGCGCCTGGGACTACAGCCCCGAACAGGTGGTCGCGCAGGTGGGCCAGCGCTACCTGCCGGGCATCACCGAACTGCACATGAGCAGCGGGCACCACCCCAACCACCCCTGGGCCTTTTACCCGCAGATGGTGCGCGGGCTGCGCGAGGCGTACCCGGAGTTGCAGGTCAAGGCGTTCACGGCCGCTGAAATCGAGCACCTCAGCAAGGTCAGCAAGAAGCCCACCCTGGAGGTGCTGCGTGAGCTGCAGGCGGCCGGGCTGGCGGCCATGCCCGGCGGCGGCGCCGAGATTTTTGCCGACCGGGTGCGCAAGCAGGTGGCAAAAAACAAGGTCAAGGCCGAGAAGTGGCTGCAGATTCACGCAGAGGCCCATTCGCTGGGCATGCGCACGAACGCCACCATGCTCTACGGGCACATTGAAACGCTGGAAGAGCGCCTGGACCACATGCACCGCCTGCGCGAGTTGCAGGACGATTCGCTGGCCCGCCACGGCGGCGGCTTTCACGCCTTTATTCCGCTGGCCTTTCAGCCACTGGGCAACACGCTGGCACAGAACCTGGGCAAGACCGATTTCACCACCGGCCTGGACGACCTGCGCAACCTCGCCGTGGCGCGCATTTACCTGGATAACTTTCCGCACATCAAGGGCTACTGGGTGATGATCGGCTCTGAGCTGACGCAGGTGAGCCTGGACTGGGGGGTGAGCGACATTGACGGCACCATTCAGGAAGAGCACATTGCCCACGCCGCCGGGGCCACCAGCCCCATGGCGCTGTCGCAGGCGGGCATGATCCGCATGATTCAGCACGCCGGGCGCGTGCCGGTGCTGCGCGACGCCTACTACCACGAACTGGCCACCTTTCCCCGCAGCGCGGAAGCGGCGGACTAG
- a CDS encoding nuclear transport factor 2 family protein translates to MDAVLALDDAWNAAYHHGDPARMAGVLADDWLAFFPDGTAVFKANLLANMNRTPPRDLIFERHASRVYGDAAITRGTLYAGGERVQSFLRVYARREGQWQAVSVQVVP, encoded by the coding sequence ATGGACGCCGTTCTGGCGCTGGACGACGCCTGGAACGCTGCCTACCACCACGGCGACCCGGCGCGCATGGCCGGCGTGCTGGCCGACGACTGGCTGGCCTTTTTCCCCGACGGCACAGCCGTCTTCAAGGCCAATCTGCTGGCCAACATGAACCGCACCCCGCCCCGGGATCTGATCTTCGAGCGCCACGCCAGCCGCGTGTACGGCGACGCAGCCATTACCCGGGGCACCCTGTACGCCGGCGGCGAGCGTGTGCAGAGCTTCCTGCGCGTGTACGCCCGGCGTGAAGGCCAGTGGCAGGCGGTGAGCGTACAGGTGGTGCCGTGA
- a CDS encoding menaquinone biosynthetic enzyme MqnA/MqnD family protein, whose product MTYRAGWIHYTNVAPILDTLVLPPGVTAITGVPTEMNAALLSGRVDIANISAVEFIRNADTLEALPDFSVAVLGPVYSVNLFHTRPLHQLRRIALTAQSAMSVALLEVLLRERGLSPVLERAEGDAGTLLGQGYDGVLRIGDSALREWYGVVGPLTARTTMTSLPNTGRGITVTDLACAWFDLTGHPFTFAVWAYRKDNPPPPELIQAMREARREGIGHLAAVARRHAPRLGLPERVIQHYLWNFRYHLEAPDRLGLHEFAAKAVPGHAELTFGPRPGPVAASRPYEQTR is encoded by the coding sequence ATGACCTACCGCGCCGGCTGGATTCACTACACCAATGTGGCCCCCATTCTGGACACATTGGTGTTGCCCCCCGGGGTCACCGCCATCACGGGCGTGCCCACCGAGATGAACGCGGCGCTCCTCTCGGGGCGGGTGGATATCGCCAACATCAGCGCGGTGGAGTTCATTCGCAACGCCGACACTCTGGAAGCCCTGCCGGATTTCAGCGTGGCGGTGCTGGGGCCGGTGTATTCGGTGAACCTGTTTCACACGCGACCGCTGCATCAGCTGCGCCGCATTGCCCTGACCGCGCAGTCGGCCATGAGTGTGGCGCTGCTGGAAGTGCTGCTGCGCGAACGCGGCCTGAGCCCGGTGCTGGAACGCGCCGAGGGCGACGCCGGCACCCTGCTGGGCCAGGGCTACGACGGGGTGCTGCGCATTGGTGACAGCGCCCTGCGTGAGTGGTACGGCGTGGTGGGCCCCCTGACGGCCCGGACCACCATGACCAGCCTGCCCAACACCGGCCGGGGCATCACCGTGACGGACCTGGCCTGCGCGTGGTTTGACCTGACCGGGCACCCCTTTACCTTCGCCGTGTGGGCCTACCGCAAGGACAACCCCCCACCCCCCGAGCTGATTCAGGCCATGCGCGAGGCCCGTCGCGAGGGCATTGGGCACCTCGCCGCCGTGGCCCGCCGCCACGCCCCGCGCCTGGGCCTGCCCGAGCGCGTCATTCAGCATTACCTGTGGAACTTCCGCTACCACCTGGAAGCCCCCGACCGCCTGGGCCTGCACGAATTTGCGGCCAAGGCCGTGCCCGGCCACGCCGAACTGACCTTTGGGCCCCGGCCCGGGCCTGTGGCAGCCAGCCGGCCCTATGAGCAGACGCGCTGA
- a CDS encoding M16 family metallopeptidase, with amino-acid sequence MPEPVSPLSPLIRHTLPGGLLLLLEPDPEAQTVAAGYFVQTGSREEADAERGASHFLEHLLFKGSERLGAAELNARLDELGGQVNAFTSEEATVYHAATLPEQTGALLETLTELMRPALRAADVETERGVILEEIAMYADQPAARLADELRADYWGPHALGAPILGTPETVGALNAATLARHHRERYGAGRVALVMTGQFDPAQVRVWAEQNLQDWPAGRPAPPLVPAVPVWPEGVRVLPDPALSRVHVASACPGLGTAHPLREAAQVLADLIGGENGALYWALVDTGLCDSADLGHLDYQDAGTFEGGLTCDPERAPEALAIYRRVLRTAADLITPPAVRRAARKLAVGTLLRAETPQGRLFTLGLEHLGTGCTPDTAQLVARYEAVTVEAVQAVLAQCPLERLTVVVLGPVDSV; translated from the coding sequence ATGCCTGAGCCTGTTTCCCCTCTGTCTCCCCTGATTCGCCACACCCTGCCCGGCGGCCTGCTGCTGCTGCTGGAGCCCGACCCCGAGGCCCAGACCGTGGCCGCCGGCTACTTCGTGCAGACCGGCAGCCGTGAAGAGGCTGACGCTGAGCGGGGCGCCAGCCACTTTCTGGAACACCTGCTGTTCAAGGGCAGCGAGCGGCTGGGCGCCGCCGAACTGAACGCCCGCCTGGACGAACTGGGCGGGCAGGTGAACGCCTTTACCAGCGAGGAGGCCACCGTGTACCACGCCGCCACCCTCCCCGAGCAGACGGGCGCCCTGCTGGAGACCCTGACCGAACTGATGCGCCCGGCCCTGCGGGCGGCCGACGTGGAGACCGAGCGCGGCGTGATTCTGGAAGAGATTGCCATGTACGCCGACCAGCCTGCTGCCCGGCTGGCCGATGAACTGCGCGCCGACTACTGGGGCCCGCACGCGCTGGGCGCGCCGATTCTGGGCACGCCTGAAACCGTCGGGGCCCTGAACGCGGCCACCCTGGCCCGCCACCACCGCGAGCGCTACGGGGCCGGGCGGGTGGCCCTGGTGATGACCGGGCAGTTTGACCCCGCACAGGTGCGGGTCTGGGCCGAACAGAATCTCCAGGACTGGCCTGCCGGGCGGCCGGCCCCCCCCCTGGTGCCCGCCGTGCCTGTCTGGCCGGAGGGCGTGCGCGTGCTGCCCGACCCGGCCCTGAGCCGCGTGCATGTGGCCAGCGCCTGCCCCGGCCTGGGCACCGCCCACCCGCTGCGCGAGGCCGCGCAGGTGCTGGCCGATCTGATCGGCGGCGAGAACGGCGCCCTGTACTGGGCCCTGGTGGACACCGGGCTGTGCGACAGCGCCGACCTGGGCCATCTGGACTACCAGGACGCAGGCACCTTTGAAGGGGGCTTGACCTGCGACCCTGAGCGCGCCCCCGAGGCCCTGGCGATCTACCGCCGGGTGCTGCGGACGGCCGCTGACCTGATCACCCCGCCGGCGGTGCGCCGCGCCGCGCGCAAGCTGGCGGTCGGCACCCTGCTGCGCGCCGAAACCCCGCAGGGGCGCCTGTTCACCCTGGGCCTGGAACACCTGGGCACCGGCTGCACGCCCGACACAGCGCAGCTGGTGGCGCGCTACGAGGCCGTGACCGTGGAGGCCGTGCAGGCGGTGCTGGCCCAGTGCCCACTGGAGCGCCTGACCGTGGTGGTGCTGGGGCCGGTGGATTCGGTCTGA
- a CDS encoding M16 family metallopeptidase: MPVAPPSAHLWTLPGGLRLAFERRRSPGFAFDLRLPVGSAHDPVGLEGAGGVLEEWLFKGAGGRGARALQDAFDDLGVRRGGGVGPEATRLSVSGLQADLGAALALCADVLMRPELPEAELPVLTDLARQDLESLADSPADQLAVRAREVTFPRPAASPFAGYAHPVSGTVGGLLALTPGALRMHLERYGQAGAVLGVVADLPPEGVLALVQATLGKLRTGHADAVPVAFAHGARAHVPNEDAEQTHLSLLAPGVPPQSPDWLSWQLALNALSGGSASRLFHAVREERGLAYAVSAGPVVLGAEGFLSVYAGSTPARAAETLAVVHEELARLSQGLTPAEFERARAGLATSLVFGAESLRGRAHALTRDVALFGGVRAVAGLRAAVQALTLAQVNAFLADYHPIQGAAVVTLGPGTPLSLELTHA; encoded by the coding sequence ATGCCTGTGGCCCCTCCCTCTGCCCACCTGTGGACCCTCCCGGGTGGCCTGCGCCTGGCCTTTGAGCGCCGCCGCAGCCCCGGTTTTGCCTTTGATCTGCGCCTGCCGGTGGGCAGTGCCCACGACCCGGTGGGCCTGGAAGGCGCGGGCGGCGTGCTGGAAGAGTGGCTGTTCAAGGGCGCCGGGGGCCGGGGCGCGCGCGCCCTGCAGGACGCCTTTGACGATCTGGGTGTGCGCCGGGGCGGCGGCGTGGGCCCCGAGGCCACCCGCCTGAGCGTGAGCGGCCTGCAGGCCGACCTGGGCGCGGCCCTGGCCCTGTGCGCCGACGTGCTGATGCGCCCCGAACTGCCGGAAGCCGAGCTGCCGGTGCTGACCGATCTGGCCCGGCAGGACCTGGAGAGTCTGGCCGACAGCCCTGCCGATCAGCTGGCCGTGCGCGCGCGCGAGGTGACCTTTCCGCGCCCGGCCGCCTCGCCGTTTGCTGGTTACGCCCACCCGGTCAGCGGCACCGTGGGGGGGCTCCTGGCGCTCACGCCCGGCGCCCTGCGCATGCACCTGGAGCGCTACGGCCAGGCGGGCGCCGTGCTGGGTGTGGTGGCCGACCTGCCCCCCGAAGGCGTGCTGGCCCTGGTGCAGGCCACGCTGGGCAAGCTGCGCACCGGCCACGCTGACGCGGTGCCAGTGGCCTTTGCCCACGGCGCCCGCGCCCACGTGCCCAACGAGGATGCTGAGCAGACCCACCTGAGCCTGCTGGCCCCCGGGGTTCCGCCTCAGAGCCCGGACTGGTTGTCCTGGCAACTGGCCCTGAACGCCCTGTCGGGCGGCAGCGCCAGCCGCCTGTTTCACGCCGTGCGCGAGGAACGCGGCCTGGCCTACGCGGTCAGCGCGGGGCCCGTGGTTCTGGGGGCCGAGGGGTTCCTGAGCGTGTATGCCGGCAGCACCCCCGCCCGCGCCGCCGAGACCCTGGCCGTGGTTCACGAGGAACTGGCGCGCCTGTCCCAGGGCCTGACGCCGGCCGAATTTGAGCGCGCCCGCGCCGGGCTGGCCACCAGTCTGGTGTTCGGCGCCGAGAGCCTGCGCGGCCGGGCCCACGCGCTGACGCGCGATGTGGCGCTGTTTGGCGGGGTGCGCGCGGTGGCGGGCCTGCGCGCGGCGGTGCAGGCCCTGACGCTGGCGCAGGTCAACGCCTTTCTGGCCGACTATCACCCCATCCAGGGCGCCGCCGTGGTGACCCTGGGCCCCGGCACCCCCCTGTCCCTGGAACTCACCCATGCCTGA
- a CDS encoding M23 family metallopeptidase, with protein MRRVLWWGAVLAVLAGALWWLWPVLEQTRRVSALLAAPAPAARSLPNPLPGQRFEDTWGAARSGGRRHEGIDIFAARGTPIQATTRGLVLNVGPNGLGGRTVTVLGPAGQRHYYAHLERYPNLKRGDWVQPGDVVGFVGDSGNARGTPPHLHYGIYTAGGAINPYPLLRPEQ; from the coding sequence ATGCGAAGGGTGCTGTGGTGGGGGGCGGTGCTGGCGGTGCTGGCCGGCGCCCTGTGGTGGCTGTGGCCGGTGCTGGAACAGACGCGGCGGGTTTCCGCCCTGCTGGCGGCCCCGGCACCGGCGGCGCGCAGTCTGCCCAACCCGCTGCCGGGGCAGCGCTTTGAAGACACCTGGGGCGCGGCCCGCAGCGGCGGGCGCCGCCACGAGGGCATTGACATCTTTGCCGCGCGCGGCACGCCCATTCAGGCCACCACGCGCGGCCTGGTGCTGAACGTGGGGCCCAATGGCCTGGGCGGGCGCACGGTGACCGTGCTGGGCCCGGCCGGGCAGCGCCATTACTACGCCCACCTGGAACGCTATCCCAACCTGAAACGCGGCGACTGGGTGCAGCCTGGCGACGTGGTGGGCTTTGTGGGCGACAGCGGCAACGCGCGCGGCACGCCGCCTCATCTGCACTACGGCATCTACACCGCGGGGGGCGCCATCAATCCCTATCCGCTGCTGCGCCCGGAACAATAG
- a CDS encoding fimbrial biogenesis chaperone: MIRFLLWTLLCLLGVAGAQTFALSPTAFNMDPARTNTAQVRMDNTGDVPMTFQVEIRRWSTENGQHVYSSTRDVVVNPAQFTLEPGKSQVIRVGLLKKAGGEELAYRVFVRQVPTAEVATQQSSEGNVGLTLRQLVQVSMPVYVAPAGSTPKMSYSLRLQGDKVVLDLTNAGNRHLTLRDVTVVAGDARLSLGNAAVLGSSTLTLPLTLDALPGAAELVYTDMNGEERREPLRLP, encoded by the coding sequence ATGATTCGCTTTCTGCTGTGGACGCTGCTGTGCCTGCTGGGTGTGGCCGGCGCCCAGACCTTCGCCCTGTCCCCCACCGCCTTCAACATGGACCCGGCGCGCACCAACACCGCGCAGGTGCGCATGGATAACACCGGCGACGTGCCCATGACCTTTCAGGTGGAGATCCGCAGATGGAGCACTGAAAACGGCCAGCATGTGTACAGCTCCACGCGCGACGTGGTGGTCAATCCGGCGCAGTTCACCCTGGAACCCGGCAAGAGCCAGGTGATTCGGGTGGGCCTGCTGAAAAAGGCGGGGGGCGAGGAACTGGCCTACCGCGTCTTTGTGCGGCAGGTGCCCACCGCCGAGGTGGCCACCCAGCAGAGCAGCGAGGGCAACGTGGGCCTGACCCTGCGCCAGCTGGTGCAGGTGTCCATGCCGGTGTACGTGGCCCCGGCGGGCAGCACCCCGAAAATGAGCTACAGCCTGCGCCTGCAGGGCGACAAGGTGGTGCTGGACCTGACCAACGCCGGCAACCGGCACCTGACCCTGCGTGACGTGACTGTGGTGGCCGGTGACGCGCGCCTGAGCCTGGGCAATGCCGCCGTGCTGGGCAGCAGCACCCTCACCCTGCCGCTGACGCTGGACGCCCTGCCCGGGGCCGCCGAACTGGTGTATACCGACATGAACGGCGAGGAGCGGCGTGAACCGCTGCGCCTGCCCTGA
- a CDS encoding GNAT family N-acetyltransferase, which translates to MQHDLTLSAGPYTLRPLQEGDIAPLLALAQASAHEYAQMVTPPTLARYYAAALQAGDQQPFVALVNGEYAGATRYMEMRPAQKRLEIGSTWLAPAYMRTPANRTFKRLLLAHAFEVLGMRRVEIKTDLLNTRSQQAIEELGAVREGVLRQHMPRQDGTQRDTVMYSIVAAEWPAVRARLEGSARR; encoded by the coding sequence ATGCAGCACGACCTCACCCTCTCGGCTGGCCCGTACACCCTGCGCCCCCTGCAGGAGGGCGACATTGCGCCGCTGCTGGCCCTGGCGCAGGCCAGCGCCCACGAATACGCGCAGATGGTCACGCCGCCCACCCTGGCGCGCTACTACGCAGCGGCGCTGCAGGCCGGGGACCAGCAGCCCTTCGTGGCCCTGGTGAACGGCGAGTATGCCGGCGCCACCCGCTACATGGAGATGCGCCCCGCGCAAAAACGCCTGGAAATTGGCAGCACGTGGCTGGCCCCGGCCTACATGCGCACGCCGGCCAACCGCACCTTCAAGCGCCTGCTGCTGGCCCACGCCTTTGAGGTGCTGGGCATGCGGCGTGTGGAGATCAAGACCGACCTGCTGAACACCCGTTCGCAGCAGGCCATTGAGGAGCTGGGGGCGGTGCGCGAGGGGGTGCTGCGCCAGCATATGCCGCGCCAGGACGGCACCCAGCGCGACACGGTGATGTATTCCATTGTGGCGGCCGAGTGGCCTGCGGTCAGGGCGCGGCTGGAGGGATCGGCACGCAGGTGA